DNA from Xanthomonas hyacinthi:
CGAGGCGGCCGTGCTGATGCTGTGCGTACTGGCGCTGACCGCGGCGCTGTGGCGCTGGCAGCAGCGCGATGCCGGGCAGCGCCTGCGCACCCTCGGCGGCCTGCTCGAGGCGCTGCGCGAGGGCGACTACAGCGTGCGGGTGACGCAAGGCGCGCGATCGCGATGCAGACGGCCTGCTGCAGCGCTTCAACGCATTGGCGCAGCGCCTGCAGGACGAGCAGCGCGATTCGCACGAAAGCCTGCAACTGCTGAGCAAGACCCTGGCGGCGCTGGACGGGGCGGTGTTCGCGTTCGAACAGGACCAGCGCCTGCGCCTGGTCAATCCGGCCGGCGAGCGCCTGCTCGGCGTCGCCGCCGAGCAGCTGATCGGGCAATCGGCGCAGGCGCTGGGCCTGGCCGGATTGTTCGCCTTGCCCTCGGGTAGCATCCACGCGCATGCCTTCGCCGGCCAGCAGGGGCGCTGGCAGATCGGCCACGCCGCGTTGCGCAGCCGCAGCCAGGCCGGACAGCTGCTGCTGGTGCAGCCGATGGAGCGCGTATTGCGCGAGGAGGAGGCGCAGGCTTTCCGCCGCCTGTTGCGCGTGCTCGGCCACGAGATCAACAACTCGCTGGCGCCGATCGCCTCGATCGCCGACACCCTCGCGCGCCTGCTGGCGGCCGCGCCGGCCACGCTCGATGCCGAACTGCACGAGGACCTGCGCAACGGCCTGGGCGTGATCGAACAGCGCAGCGCGGCGCTGCAGCGCTTCCTCGGCGGCTATGCGCGCCTGGCCAGGCTGCCCGCGCCGGTGCCGACGGCGGTGGCGTTGGCGCCGCTGTGCGCGCGCGTGCAGCGGCTGCTCGACGATGCGCGGATCCAGCTCGAGGTCGAGCCGCAGTTGCGGCTGCACGCCGACGCCGACCAGCTCGAGCAGGTGCTGATCAACCTGCTGCGCAATGCGCTGGAATCCGGCGGCAGCGCGCCGGTGGCGCTGCGCGCGCGCCGCGACGGCGCCAGCGCGTTGATCGAGGTCCTCGACGGCGGCGCCGGGCTGCCGCCCAGCGACAACCTGTTCGTGCCGTTCTTCACCACCAAGCCCGGCGGATCGGGCATCGGCCTGGTGCTGTCGCGGCAGATCCTGGAGGCGCAGGGTGGCAGCCTGAGCCTGCGCGCACGTATGGATGCCGCCGGCAGCGTGGCCACGCTGCGCCTGCCGCTGGCGCCGGACGGCCGCGAGTGATGTCGGCCCACGTATTCAACTCGGATACCTGTAGTTGGCGAAGTGCTGTGGGAGCGACTTCAGTCGCGACGGACTTTCTCGGTAAGGCCCGTCGCGACTGAAGTCGCTCCCACAAGTTTCGTGGTCTGCAAATGGATCGGGTGAAAACATGCTCGCCGCGTCGCCACCGCAACAGGCAAAATAGCCGCTTCCATCGGGAGCCCGCATGTCGCAGGACGAGACCGCCGCCACGCACCCCGCGCGGCGCACCTGGCGCTGGACGCGCCTGCTGCCGCGGCCGCATTGGGGCCGCACGCATTGGCGCGTGCTGCGCTGGGGCACGGCCGCGTTGCTGGCCACGCTGTTGCTGCTGGACCTGGCGTGCCCGCTGCCGCTGCCGAAATCGCGCGATACCTCCACCCTGGTGGTCGCCGCCGACGGCACCCCGCTGCGCGCCTTCGCCGACGGCAACGGCGTGTGGCGCTACCCGGCCACGCCGCAGAGCGTGTCGCCCTTGTACCTGCAGGCGCTGCTGAACTACGAGGACCGCTGGTTCTGGCATCACCCCGGCGTCAATCCGTGGGCGCTGCTGCGCGCCGGCAAGCAATGGGTCTTCTCGCGCCGCATCGTCTCCGGCGGTTCCACCCTGACCATGCAGGTGGCGCGGATCCTGATGCCGCAGAACGCGAGCACGCGTACCCCGCTGGGCAAGCTGCAGCAGCTGCTGCGCGCGCTGCAGCTGGAAGTGCATCTG
Protein-coding regions in this window:
- a CDS encoding sensor histidine kinase, coding for MEQRSAALQRFLGGYARLARLPAPVPTAVALAPLCARVQRLLDDARIQLEVEPQLRLHADADQLEQVLINLLRNALESGGSAPVALRARRDGASALIEVLDGGAGLPPSDNLFVPFFTTKPGGSGIGLVLSRQILEAQGGSLSLRARMDAAGSVATLRLPLAPDGRE